Proteins encoded in a region of the Zea mays cultivar B73 chromosome 4, Zm-B73-REFERENCE-NAM-5.0, whole genome shotgun sequence genome:
- the LOC111591367 gene encoding sialyltransferase-like protein 2 has protein sequence MKRRRLPPVLFLLALALLSLAFRRHLSLPLGVPQFAAGGVSGDALLRLLAATDVGGDQILAEAAALLANASVSTFPSIGNHHRLLYLRVPYRINATSAPRQRTVSRLRIPFHDVPNDDALLAAFRASLRGFLLARHRHRHRRGGDDVAGAMADLPALLLGQRRRRRAPTCAVVGNSGTLLGSGRGAQIDAHDLVIRLNNARVAGFAADVGATTGVSFVNSNILHHCAVRSAITAPGCACHPYGRAVPLAMYVCQPAHLLDALICNATATPESPFPLLVTDARIDALCARIAKYYSMRRFVAATGQPASNWTRRHDERYFHYSSGLQAVVMALGACDEVSVFGFGKAPGAKHHYHTNQKKELDLHDYEAEYQFYRDLQERPEAVPFLDEAPGFKVPPVKLYW, from the coding sequence ATGAAGCGCCGGCGCCTGCCGCCCGTCCTCTTCCTCCTCGCGCTCGCGCTCTTGTCCCTCGCCTTCCGCCGCCACCTCTCCCTCCCCCTCGGCGTTCCCCAGTTCGCCGCCGGTGGCGTCAGCGGCGACGCGCTCCTCCGCCTCCTCGCGGCCACCGACGTCGGCGGGGACCAGATCCTGGCGGAGGCGGCCGCGCTGCTGGCCAACGCGTCGGTGTCCACCTTCCCCAGCATCGGCAACCACCACCGCCTCCTCTACCTCCGCGTCCCCTACCGCATCAACGCCACCTCCGCGCCGCGGCAGCGGACAGTGTCCCGTCTCCGCATTCCCTTCCACGACGTCCCCAACGACGACGCCCTCCTCGCCGCCTTCCGCGCATCCCTCCGCGGCTTCCTCCTCgcgcgccaccgccaccgccaccgccgaggcGGCGACGACGTCGCGGGCGCCATGGCCGACCTCCCCGCCCTCCTCCTCGGccagcgccggcgccggcgcgccCCGACCTGCGCCGTCGTCGGGAACAGCGGCACCCTTCTCGGCTCCGGCCGGGGCGCGCAGATCGACGCGCACGACCTCGTGATCCGGCTCAACAACGCCCGCGTCGCGGGGTTCGCGGCCGACGTCGGCGCCACGACCGGCGTCTCGTTCGTGAACTCCAACATCCTCCACCACTGCGCCGTCCGCTCCGCCATCACCGCCCCGGGCTGCGCCTGCCACCCCTACGGGCGCGCGGTCCCGCTGGCCATGTACGTCTGCCAGCCGGCGCACCTCCTGGACGCGCTCATCTGCAACGCCACGGCGACGCCGGAGTCCCCGTTCCCGCTCCTCGTCACCGACGCGCGCATCGACGCGCTGTGCGCGCGCATCGCCAAGTACTACTCGATGCGGCGGTTCGTGGCGGCCACGGGGCAGCCGGCCAGCAACTGGACCCGGAGGCACGACGAGAGGTACTTCCACTACTCGTCGGGCCTGCAGGCGGTGGTCATGGCGCTAGGGGCGTGCGATGAGGTGAGCGTGTTCGGTTTCGGGAAGGCGCCGGGGGCCAAGCACCATTACCACACCAACCAGAAGAAGGAGCTCGACCTGCACGACTACGAGGCCGAGTACCAGTTCTACCGCGACCTCCAGGAACGGCCAGAGGCGGTGCCATTCCTCGACGAGGCGCCGGGCTTCAAGGTGCCACCGGTGAAGCTCTACTGGTGA